CCGAGTTGGGAATTTGCGCTGTCGTTGTTGGTGTCGGTAATTTGCTTTTGGGGGTATTGGTAATTGTAGGAAAAACCCACCTTTTGCCTCCTGAGAGGGGAATTTTTGCTTTTGTTGTTGGTGTACAAACAAACAACTCAAACTTTACTCAGGGGTATTGTCGTGAGAGGGATCAGTATATGGTCGTACAATTCCTTTTTCTTCCAAAATTTGAAAGTATTCTTTTTCAGAAAGGGGGCATTTTGCTAAATCAATAAATTCTGATTTGGTCAATTTGCATTGACGCGACATTTGTAAAATAAGGTGATCGCCTAAGTCTTTTTCTCCGTGGCTAATTTTGGTATAGAGTACCAACTTATCATTTTGATATAATTCGAGGTATTTATGGTCATTACTTCTATTGGGTGCATCAACAAAACCTTTGCTTTTGAGGCTTTTATACGTTTTTGTAGCATCAAGTACCGCCATAATTATTCAACTGATTTTACTAAAGTTTGCAGCATTCTTTTTATGTTTAGGATGCGTTCGCTAAGATTTTCGTCCTTTAATTGGTTGTACCGCGTATAAATATGGTCAAATTCCTGGTTAAAGCTTGCTTTTGCTTCGTCTATGGTTAAGCCTGTACCGGTTATATCGAGCATTTCGTTGGTGATTACATAGTAATTTTCTTCTTTTTCTAAATCACACATTAAAGGAGTGTTTAAAATATATTTAACGTTATCTGTTTCAATGATAGTTGGTGCATAGGAAAGAGGTGGATTTACTGATTCTTCTTTTGGGATTATAAGTTCGAGTTTGGTTTTTAAAAGCTGTTTTAATTGATATAAAGGAACTATTTTTTCATTATCTATAAAACTTACAATGTTTACAGGACTTTTGCCAAATGAAGTTGAAAATTCATAAAAATACTTAACAATACTATATCTTTTTTTTTCGTCCGGGTAGAATGTTTTTATTTTTTCGTATTCACCTTTTGAAAATATTATTACTAAATCTTCAAACTTTTTATTAACTATATGCCGTTTAAGATGAATGTCGTCTGTATCCGCTTGTTCAACAATTGGGGCAAATACAAATTCAGAAACTGCCCTATCCGATCTATATCTTGACAGTTCAATTTTAAAATCTTTTAAGTCTATTGCCGAAGATTCGGAAATATCAGCTAAAGCAATCTTTTCGATAAGTACTTGTAAGTTTTCAGCAATCTTTTCGAGGCGCTCAATTCGAAAGGTGCTGTTTTTACCAATTTCACCTTTTACTTCAAAACTTACACCCTCTTCAAAATTTAAAGCCATTTCTTTTTTAAATTTTTTAATGCAATTTTAAATAAATAAACGCAAAAAAGCTACTAAATAGTTGCAGAATTCACAAATTTAAAGGTTTATTTGAACCCCTCATTATGTTTTGTGCCGTTGGTTGTATCCTCACAAAGAACCCCAATATGCCTGTGAGGGACTAAGAACCCACCCCTTGCCACACCCAAGAGGGGAATTTGTGCTTGTGTCGTTGTTGGTGTCTTCTCAAACAACAATAAGATCATTTCCGACCTATGCAAAAGGCTACTTCACCCCTGCAATGACTCATTGTACCCCTGCAATAACTCAAAGCACACCTGCCATACAACATTGCACCCCTGCAACAAACCTATGAATCCCTGCATTGACGCATTGTACCCCTGCATTAACTCATTGCATACCTGCTAAGCATCATTGCACCCCTGCTACAAACCGTTGCACCTCTGCCCTGACTTACTGAGCACCTGCATCAACGCGATGTACCCCTGCATTGCCTCATTGCACCCCTGCAACAATCCTATGCACCCCTGCATTGGTGTAGAATCAACCGTATTTTTTACCCAAAATCCTGACTTATAGTCCGTATTGTCTTTTTCTAATTCCAAAAGGAGGAAAAGTATGAATTCCTGCATTGACACCATGATGTGGAAATGTTGAAGGGGTGTTATCTTTGTCGTTCATTTCGGATTGGAATGTCCGGATATTTTTTTCAGCCAAACCGGTAATGTGTTGTATCTTGCCCATCGTTTGGCGGTGAAAATGCAGGCAGCCCGGTACCGGTAACAGGGGACAGGGGGTTGTTGGGGAAGCCGGAAACAGGAGTGCCGGAAAAAAACGGCAGGTTTAATCAATAAAAACTAACCAAATTAGCTAAGCATCGGATATTTTTAAAGCGTGCAGCAATTTGTGTTTGGTTATTACGGTACATTCACAGAAAAACTTGCTTCGGCAAATGAGCATTAACCCAATCTTCACCCATACGTCCGGCCTCAGACTTGCTGTTATTACAGGATTATTTTGGGCAGTAACCGGATGTCTGTTTCAACAGTTTGCGGTTGGTCAGATACTCAAGCGCGATACCATCAGAGCGGATCTGCGGCATACAGAAATTTTTTTTACAAAAGACCGGTACGATTTCGGCAACCGCCAACTGCCTGATACCTCTTTGTTTGAATTTCCTTTTTACAATCCTTTGCAAAGCGCAAACAGGATGGCGCGTCAGATTGGCAATGTGGGGCAGGCCTTTCAGTCGTCCGAGTTTGAGTACGACAAAAAGATGGGATTTCATCTTGGTTTCCGGCAATTTGAGCGGTATGCCTATTCGCGCGATTCGGTGCGTTTTTATGCCGGCAACTATCCTTATGCGCAGATAAAATATACCATAGGCGGTCTGGAAGAACAAAGCGCGACCATCACCTTTGCACAGGCACTGGGATCCAACCTGCGCTATTTGGTGGACTACAGGATGGTCAGCAGCCCGGGAGCTTTCAAAAGGCAGCGCGCCAATCATCAAAACCTGAGCAGCTCAATTTGGTTTGAGTCGCCCAACAAAAGATACAACGCTATCGGAGTTTTTATAAATAACGCCGCTACCGTGCAGCAAAACGGGGGGGTATTGCCTGAGCAACTGCGTTTGGGCGATACGGTCAATGTGATTTTGGACGAACTCCTTTTGCCGCGTACCAATGTGGTCAATGTCCGGTTGGCCAATGCAGAAAACAAACAGCGTAGCCGGGAGATGTTGCTGCAACAGACATACGACCTGATTTCCAGATCCGGCACAATTCCCCAGGATTCGGTTCAAACAGATTCTGCCGGCGGGATGAACACTTCCCTGAAAGCAGGTCATGCCTTTAGTGTCAGCAAGTTCAAAAATCTGTATCAGGACAACAGCCCGCCTCAACAAGGGTTTTACCCCGATTTTTTTATCAGTCGCACAAAAACCGCCGACTCCATCAGCAGCAGAACCTGGAAAAACGAACTGTTTGTGTCGTGGATGGCCGGAAAAAAACGCGCCAATACAACAGAAGGGGATCAATCCCATACCATGCGGGCGGGATTTACACACGAAATCATCGAAATCAACCGGTTTACAGGACAAGATACCCTGCCGATTCAGCAAATCAATATCGGACCCGTCAGTTATACCACCCAAAGGGACACCATTTTCACAGTTACCCAAGACCAGCCAAAACTCAACAGCGGAACGCTGAATTTTGTGGTGCACAGCAGCCCGAAATCAAACCGTTTCCGCTATCATGTTGCGGCACAGTATGCCCTGTTTGGATTTAATGCAGGCGACTTGTATGCCGAAGCCAATTTGCAGTTGCTTTGGTCCGAAAAGGTAGGCGGAATCCGGGGCAAGGCAATTACCTCCCGACTAACCCCCGATTATATTCAGGACTTTTATTTTTCCAACCACTACCGATGGAACAACGATTTTAACAAAATCAATGCCCTGCAGTTGGAAGTTGCCTATTTTAACCCGAAACATAAATTAGAGTTGTCTTATGTGGCCCATACTTTTGCCGGTTTTATCTTCTGGAATGAGCAGGCAATCCCGCAACAACTTTCAGAAGCCATCAATATCAGCCGTTTTTCCCTGCAAAATCAACTGCGGTGGCGAAATTTTTACCTGTACAACCGGATGGGGCTACAACTGAGCAGCACAGACAAGGTTAAATTGCCTTTATATTGGGCACAATCCCTGTTTTACTGGCAACAACCGATGTTTAAAAATGCACTGTTGGCGCAGTTGGGTTTCCTGTTTAACATACAAACCGACTTTTTCACCAATGCCTATATGCCTGCAACCGGTCAATTTCATCTTCAAACCACAGATGTGGTCATGGCCTATCCCCTGCTCGAGGTTTATGGTGCATTTAAAATAAAAAGGGTGCGGCTCTATGTCAAAATGGAGCATCTGCATCAGGGACTGTTTAAGGACAAAAGCTACTTCACCTCGCCCACCTATCCCGGAATTGATCGTGTGTTCCGGTTTGGTGCCTCGTGGATGTTTTACGATTAGCCGCAAAAAAACTGCGTTGATTCAATATATATACCTCAGCATTTTGGGCTAATGCGGCAGCATAGGTTGTTTATGGGTAACCAAGGCAAGAACTATGAACAGTTACAGGGTTAAATGCCAAAAGTTTCCCCCTTTTTCCTAAGCATATCTTTTGATTTGTGCAGGGCAGTTGCACTTAATTCGTTGGCATTTATCCGTTGTCAATTTTTAATTCTCAATCACCCGCCCCGATTTTGGCCGGCAATTTCAGGTTCTGTTTCCGAAACTTTGAAACCTTAGCTTTTTTTTCAAAAAAACAACCCTATCGAACAGTTAAATTACTATCTTTGCGGCGAAATTAAAAGATAATTAACAGTGGGAAATAATATTTTGGCCGGACGAGTGGTAAAATTTTTCATTATTGCGCTAATTATTGTCTTTAAAGGCTTGATTTTGCAAGCCCAGACGCACGACCATAGTCATGACGGACATGACCACAGCCAACACGACCATAGCCACGAAGGGCACGACCACAGCCATGGCACGACCCCTGCCGGCACCAACGCCCCCACCCCTGCCGGACATCCCGCAACCCTTGCAGCAGACGGCCATCACGAAGGAGAGCAGAAATTGGACGTGGGTAAACTGATTATCGGCCACGTAACCGATGCCAACGAATTTCATGTTGCCGGCAAGTTTGCCATCCCCCTGCCCTGCATCGTCTATAACAAACATCAGGGTTTTGAAATTTTCATGTCTAATGTGTTCCACCACGGACACAATTCCTATAACGGCTATGTTTTAGACCACGGTGTGCTGAAATATGTGGACGACCCGAATTTTCCCAAAACCGGATCGAATGAGATTAATGCCATCCACGATGGCAAAGTGAGTTATCGCGGGGTAGAATTTACCGCAAGCCGCGCTTCATTTTATGATTTTTCCATCACCAAAGTGGTATTTACCATGATGTTGGCCGTGGGTTTGATGCTTTGGTTGTTTATCGGCATTGCCCGTTCCTACAAAACCAATATGGTTCCCAAAGGGCTTCAGTCCTTTTTTGAGCCGATTATCATATTCATCAGAGATGAAGTCGCCAAACCAAACCTGGGACATAAATACGAAAAATACATGCCCTACCTGCTGACCGTATTCTTTTTTATCTGGATCAGCAATATGATAGGGTTAATTCCATTTTTTCCGGGCAGCGGCAATGTGATGGGCAATATTGCGGTTACAGCCACTCTGGCCTTGTTTACCTTTATTCTGACCAATACTGCCGGAAACAAACATTACTGGGGTCATATTTTCAACCCTCCCGGAACTCCGTTTCCAATTAACCTGATTATCATACTCATCGAATTTTTGTCGGTGTTTATCAAGCCATTCGCCTTGATGATACGTTTGTTTGCCAATATTACGGCAGGGCATATCATCATTCTCAGTTTGGTGAGCATCATTTTTATATTCGCCGAATTTGCCGGAAATGCAGCAGGATTTGGAGTGAGCATATTTGCAAGTCTGTTCATTTTGTTTATGAACGCTTTGGAGTTGTTGGTAGCCGCATTACAGGCCTATATTTTTACGATGTTGTCGGCTGTTTTTATCGGACAAGCGATTGAAGAGCCACATCACCATTAAACAGATTTTTCTATAAACCCACAAATATTTTATTTATGGAACTTTTAGGACTTATTTTACTTCAAGCCGCCGGCGTTACCGGTAAAATTGCCGCTTTAGGTGGTGGTATCGGTGCAGGTTTGGCAGCCTTAGGTGCCGGTGTTGGTGTAGGCCGCATCGGTGGAAGCGCAGTTGAAGCAATTGCACGTCAGCCCGAAGCTGTTGGTGATATTCGCGCCAACATGATTTTGGCTGCAGCTTTGGTCGAAGGGGTAGCGCTCTTTGCCGTAGTTGTTTGCTTGCTAACACTTTTCTTCTAAAAAGTATTGAACCGTAAAACTGTTCCCCGAGCGGATGGCGAGGGGGCAGTTTTTCTTGCACGTTTACCCATTAATTTGTTAACTCACTATTGTAATCATAGCAATTTCCATGCTTATACTCCTTTCATCAGCTTTAATGACTCCCGATCTCGGGCTGATCTTCTGGACAACGATTCTGTTTTTAGCATTGTGGTATTTTTTGGGCAAATTTGCCTGGAAACCCCTCATCGGCGCACTAAAAGAGCGCGAAGGCAGCATTGAGAACTCTCTGAAACAAGCCGAAAAAACCCGTCAGGAAATGGCCGAACTCAAATCTACTCACGAGCAATTGCTCATTGAGGCAAAAGAAGAGCGCGCCCAAATTATTAAAGAAGCCAAAGAAATTAAAGACTCCATCATTGCCGAAGCCAAAGAAAAGGCCAAAGCCGAGGCAAAAAAAGTGGTGGAAGATGCCGCTTTGGAAATTCATAACCAAAAAATGGCAGCCATTACCGAGGTTAAAAACCTGATTGGCAACTCGGCCATTGAACTGGCTACCAAAGTGCTTCGCAGAGAATTGAACGACCCAAAGGCACAGGAAAACTTTGTTGTACAGGAATTAAATAACATCAAACTCAATTAAACCGCCGCCTTTGCGGGGCATGACTCTGCCGTTTTTTACCCAAAATGTCTGTATGATGGTAAACAACCGGAAATATGCCCGCAACACAAAAGGCCGAACCATTGATTTCAACAAACCAACACTTCCGCTATGTCTGCTACACGATTAGCATCCCGATACGCAAAATCTTTGTTAGACCTTGCTCTTGAAAACAACAAATTAGAGCAGGTTTACGATGATGTGCTTGAGTTTGACAAAGCCCTTCATAGCCGCGACTTGCTTTTGATGCTGAAAAGCCCCATTATTAAATCGGATAAAAAGCTGGCCATCATCAAAGAAATCTTTAAAGACCATTTTGAGCCCATTACTTCGGGTTTTATCAACCTCGTTATCACCAAACACCGCGAGTTTTACCTGCCCGAAGTCATTTCCTCGTTCAAAGAACTGTACAAAGAGCTGAAACAAATCGCAACCGCCAATTTAGTAACGGCAGTTCCGGTGAATGAACAGCTTTTGGAACAGGTCAGAGAAATTGTACTCAGCCATTCGGGTAAAAAATGGGTCGAAATTACCACAAGCATAGACCCTTCCATTTTAGGAGGATTTGTGCTGACTTTTGACGACAAACAATACGATTGCAGCATCGCCAATAAGATGTTCGATTTCAAAAAAGAATTCAAGGAAAACAAATACATCCGTCAGTTCTAATTTCACTGAAGGTTGCATGATGCTGAATCAGACGCAACTGTTACTTCATAATCAGTCATTGAATAAATTCTAACTATATACATACAGTAAAACTATGGTAGAAGTAAGACCGGAAGAAATATCTGCGATATTAAGGCAGCAACTCTCTAACTTCAAGTCGGAAACCGACCTCGAAGAAATTGGAACCGTATTGCAAATCGGCGATGGAATTGCCCGTATATACGGACTGACCAAAGTAAGAGCCGGAGAGTTGATAGAATTTGAAAACGGAGTGAAAGCCGTTGTGCTTAACTTAGAAGAAGATAATGTAGGAGCCGTGTTAATGGGGCAGTCCGGAAAAATCAAAGAAGGCGACACCGTTCGCCGTACCGGGTTAATCGCTTCAATTAATGTGGGCGAAGGAATGGTTGGCCGCGTGGTAAATCCTTTGGGAGAGCCGATAGACGGGAAAGGCCCCATCACCGGAGAAAGATTCGAAATGCCCCTTGAGCGTAAAGCTCCTGGCGTTATTTTCCGCCAACCGGTAAACGAGCCCCTTCAAACAGGTATCAAGGCGATTGACTCGATGATTCCCATTGGACGCGGACAGCGCGAGTTGATCATCGGCGACCGTCAAACCGGAAAAACAGCCATTGCCATTGACACCATCATCAATCAAAAAGAATTTTTCGAACGCGGTGAAACCGTTTACTGTATCTATGTGGCCATCGGTCAGAAAGCATCCACCGTTGCCAATATAGCCCGTACCCTCGAAGAAAACGGAGCTATGGATTATACGGTCATTGTCAATGCTTCGGCTTCCGACCCCGCCCCCTTGCAGTTTTACGCACCGTTTGCCGGTTGTGCCATCGGTGAGTTTTTCCGCGACACCGGCCGTCCGGCACTGATTATCTATGATGACCTTTCCAAACAAGCCGTAGCCTACCGCGAGGTGTCTTTGTTGTTGCGCCGTCCTCCCGGACGCGAAGCCTATCCGGGCGATGTTTTTTACCTGCACTCCCGTTTGCTGGAGCGCGCCGCCAAAATCATCAACAACGACGGCATTGCAGCAAGTATGAACGACCTTCCCGATACCATCAAACATTTGGTCAAAGGGGGCGGCTCTCTGACGGCATTGCCTATTATCGAAACCCAGGCCGGAGACGTATCTGCTTATATTCCGACTAACGTAATTTCAATCACAGACGGTCAAATATTCCTCGACCTCGGATTGTTTAACTCCGGTGTAAGACCCGCCATTGACGTAGGGATTTCTGTTTCCC
This is a stretch of genomic DNA from Sphingobacteriales bacterium. It encodes these proteins:
- the atpE gene encoding ATP synthase F0 subunit C; the protein is MELLGLILLQAAGVTGKIAALGGGIGAGLAALGAGVGVGRIGGSAVEAIARQPEAVGDIRANMILAAALVEGVALFAVVVCLLTLFF
- the atpB gene encoding F0F1 ATP synthase subunit A — its product is MGNNILAGRVVKFFIIALIIVFKGLILQAQTHDHSHDGHDHSQHDHSHEGHDHSHGTTPAGTNAPTPAGHPATLAADGHHEGEQKLDVGKLIIGHVTDANEFHVAGKFAIPLPCIVYNKHQGFEIFMSNVFHHGHNSYNGYVLDHGVLKYVDDPNFPKTGSNEINAIHDGKVSYRGVEFTASRASFYDFSITKVVFTMMLAVGLMLWLFIGIARSYKTNMVPKGLQSFFEPIIIFIRDEVAKPNLGHKYEKYMPYLLTVFFFIWISNMIGLIPFFPGSGNVMGNIAVTATLALFTFILTNTAGNKHYWGHIFNPPGTPFPINLIIILIEFLSVFIKPFALMIRLFANITAGHIIILSLVSIIFIFAEFAGNAAGFGVSIFASLFILFMNALELLVAALQAYIFTMLSAVFIGQAIEEPHHH
- a CDS encoding F0F1 ATP synthase subunit alpha; this encodes MVEVRPEEISAILRQQLSNFKSETDLEEIGTVLQIGDGIARIYGLTKVRAGELIEFENGVKAVVLNLEEDNVGAVLMGQSGKIKEGDTVRRTGLIASINVGEGMVGRVVNPLGEPIDGKGPITGERFEMPLERKAPGVIFRQPVNEPLQTGIKAIDSMIPIGRGQRELIIGDRQTGKTAIAIDTIINQKEFFERGETVYCIYVAIGQKASTVANIARTLEENGAMDYTVIVNASASDPAPLQFYAPFAGCAIGEFFRDTGRPALIIYDDLSKQAVAYREVSLLLRRPPGREAYPGDVFYLHSRLLERAAKIINNDGIAASMNDLPDTIKHLVKGGGSLTALPIIETQAGDVSAYIPTNVISITDGQIFLDLGLFNSGVRPAIDVGISVSRVGGNAQIKPMKSVAGTLKLDLAQYRELEAFSKFGSDLDAATKAVLDKGARNVEVLKQNQYTPYSVEKQVAIIYIGTKNLLRNVPVNKVKEFEMTFLASLEKRFPDVLAKLREKKGSINDDMDKTLTTLANEISSQYN
- the atpH gene encoding ATP synthase F1 subunit delta, producing the protein MSATRLASRYAKSLLDLALENNKLEQVYDDVLEFDKALHSRDLLLMLKSPIIKSDKKLAIIKEIFKDHFEPITSGFINLVITKHREFYLPEVISSFKELYKELKQIATANLVTAVPVNEQLLEQVREIVLSHSGKKWVEITTSIDPSILGGFVLTFDDKQYDCSIANKMFDFKKEFKENKYIRQF
- the atpF gene encoding F0F1 ATP synthase subunit B; the encoded protein is MLILLSSALMTPDLGLIFWTTILFLALWYFLGKFAWKPLIGALKEREGSIENSLKQAEKTRQEMAELKSTHEQLLIEAKEERAQIIKEAKEIKDSIIAEAKEKAKAEAKKVVEDAALEIHNQKMAAITEVKNLIGNSAIELATKVLRRELNDPKAQENFVVQELNNIKLN